A window of Roseovarius sp. THAF27 contains these coding sequences:
- the crtD gene encoding 1-hydroxycarotenoid 3,4-desaturase CrtD yields MTRSRVPDTSAPHAVIIGAGIGGLATAARLSGAGLRVTVLERHGHPGGKMRTMPSAAGPVDAGPTVLTMRPVFEDLFAALGTRLTDHVTLHRQHLLARHFWPDGSTLDLFDDPDANIKAVAAFAGARAGRQMRKFSDRARALFEGFDAPVMQSPEPTLAALTSHVLRHPHLIRQMAPNKTLAQLLDSSFSDPRLVQLFGRYATYVGGSPYHVPALLALIWQAEVSGVWVVEGGLHRLAQALADTITAHGGEFLYDTHVDRILTEKGRAIGVTLQGGAFLPADVVVFNGDPRALATGALGPGLESVAPQNAEIPRSFSAEVWAFAARPSGPDLAHHNVFFRADPKPEFDALMQGRRIPDPTLYVCAMDRGLPAAPPTLERFEIIANAPSLQEPQGPEEFTACQTRTFRTLARFGLDFDPLPGPDALTTPPGFDRLFPESSGSLYGQSPHGTMAAFQRPTARTPVKGLYLTGGGVHPGAGVPLAALSGRHAAEAILTDPTSISPSRPTATHGGMSTA; encoded by the coding sequence ATGACAAGGTCTCGCGTTCCGGACACCAGCGCGCCCCACGCCGTCATCATCGGTGCTGGGATCGGCGGGCTTGCCACTGCCGCGCGTCTCTCGGGCGCAGGGCTGCGCGTCACCGTGTTGGAGCGCCACGGTCACCCCGGCGGCAAGATGCGCACAATGCCCTCCGCCGCCGGTCCGGTCGACGCCGGCCCGACCGTGCTGACCATGCGCCCGGTGTTCGAGGATCTCTTCGCCGCTCTCGGCACCCGGCTGACGGATCACGTCACCCTGCACCGGCAACACCTCCTCGCCCGGCATTTCTGGCCCGATGGCAGCACGCTCGATCTCTTCGACGACCCCGATGCCAACATCAAGGCCGTGGCCGCCTTCGCCGGGGCGCGCGCGGGCCGGCAGATGCGCAAATTCTCCGACCGCGCCCGCGCCCTTTTCGAAGGTTTCGACGCCCCTGTTATGCAGTCGCCCGAACCGACGCTCGCGGCCCTCACCTCCCACGTGCTGCGCCATCCGCACCTGATCCGCCAGATGGCCCCCAACAAGACCCTCGCGCAACTTCTAGACTCCAGCTTCAGCGATCCGCGCCTCGTTCAGCTTTTCGGCCGCTACGCCACCTATGTCGGCGGCTCCCCCTACCACGTGCCCGCCCTTCTGGCGCTGATCTGGCAGGCCGAGGTTTCGGGCGTCTGGGTGGTCGAGGGCGGACTGCATCGGCTGGCGCAGGCCCTGGCCGACACCATCACGGCCCACGGCGGCGAATTCCTCTACGACACCCATGTCGACCGCATCCTCACCGAGAAAGGCCGCGCCATCGGCGTCACCCTTCAGGGCGGCGCCTTCCTGCCCGCCGACGTGGTCGTCTTCAACGGCGACCCGCGCGCGCTGGCCACCGGCGCGCTCGGTCCCGGCCTCGAGAGCGTCGCACCGCAAAACGCCGAAATCCCCCGCAGCTTCTCGGCCGAGGTCTGGGCCTTCGCGGCCAGGCCGTCCGGCCCGGACCTCGCCCATCACAACGTCTTCTTCCGCGCCGATCCCAAGCCGGAGTTCGACGCGCTGATGCAGGGCCGCCGCATCCCCGATCCCACGCTCTATGTCTGCGCCATGGATCGCGGCCTGCCCGCGGCCCCGCCAACCCTCGAACGCTTCGAGATCATCGCCAACGCCCCATCCCTGCAGGAGCCGCAAGGCCCAGAGGAGTTCACCGCATGTCAGACACGCACCTTCCGGACGCTGGCCCGTTTTGGCCTCGACTTCGATCCGCTGCCGGGGCCGGACGCGCTGACAACGCCCCCGGGCTTCGACCGACTGTTTCCCGAGAGCAGCGGATCCCTCTACGGGCAAAGCCCGCATGGCACGATGGCGGCCTTCCAGCGCCCGACGGCCCGGACGCCGGTCAAGGGCCTCTATTTGACGGGCGGCGGGGTCCATCCGGGGGCGGGGGTGCCGTTGGCGGCCCTCTCCGGCAGGCATGCGGCCGAGGCGATACTGACGGACCCAACTTCAATCTCGCCGTCCCGCCCAACGGCTACGCATGGTGGTATGTCGACGGCCTGA
- the crtC gene encoding carotenoid 1,2-hydratase, translating to MKDGGGRAISIIAFIGSVFSPWYAWSGRRNPDNHVCINVATYGPGGRFTMTDRGSSALRQTADSFTVGPSSLHWTNGRLVIDIDEIGAPPMISRVRGRVTVTPSAMTNVELSLTPDGAHVWRPFAPTAQIEVDLDAPGWQWDGHGYFDANFGTRALEQDFTYWTWGRFPTGTGSTCFYDATRLDGSQLGLGIRFDEQGDARIVTPPPNTRMKRTAWGLYREGRADPGHTPTQVQPMLDAPFYARAAVRSVIDGEQTTGVHEALDLKRFRSPFLKPMLAVRVPRRTRWRFPDT from the coding sequence CTGAAAGACGGCGGCGGTCGCGCCATCTCGATCATCGCCTTCATCGGCTCGGTTTTCTCGCCCTGGTACGCTTGGTCCGGGCGGCGCAACCCGGACAACCATGTCTGCATCAACGTCGCCACCTACGGCCCCGGCGGGCGCTTCACCATGACCGACCGGGGCAGCAGCGCCCTGCGCCAGACGGCGGACAGCTTTACCGTGGGACCGTCTTCGCTGCACTGGACAAACGGCCGTCTCGTCATCGACATCGACGAGATCGGCGCCCCGCCGATGATCTCCCGCGTAAGGGGTCGCGTCACCGTCACCCCCTCCGCGATGACAAATGTCGAACTATCGCTCACGCCCGACGGCGCCCATGTCTGGCGCCCCTTCGCCCCCACCGCGCAGATCGAGGTCGATCTCGACGCGCCCGGCTGGCAATGGGACGGCCACGGCTATTTCGACGCCAATTTCGGCACCCGCGCGCTGGAGCAGGACTTCACCTACTGGACCTGGGGCCGCTTCCCGACCGGGACGGGCAGCACCTGCTTCTACGACGCCACTCGCCTCGACGGCTCGCAGCTGGGCCTCGGCATCCGCTTCGATGAACAAGGCGACGCCCGGATCGTGACGCCTCCGCCGAATACCCGCATGAAGCGCACCGCCTGGGGCCTCTACCGCGAAGGCCGCGCAGACCCGGGCCACACCCCGACGCAAGTGCAACCCATGCTCGACGCGCCTTTCTACGCCCGCGCCGCCGTGCGCAGCGTGATCGACGGCGAACAGACCACCGGCGTGCACGAGGCGCTCGATCTCAAGCGGTTCCGCTCGCCATTCCTGAAACCAATGCTGGCCGTCCGCGTGCCACGCCGGACGCGCTGGCGCTTCCCCGACACCTGA
- a CDS encoding sodium:calcium antiporter encodes MLSDLSLTANLIVFAVAALVILVAGTKMTGMADRIADRTGLGEAVTGGLLLGAATSLSGTVVSITSALDGRASLAFSNGVGGIAAQTAFLALADLIYRRANLEHAAADVANLFQSTLLMLMMVVPLAAFVMPEMAFWSVHPASVVLVGIYLFGAYASVGVRQSPMWRAVDTQETRDDQPEDDEDAQKSAVSLLVPFAALMVLLGLAGYAIARSAGALTEQLGLSSALVGALMTAVVTSLPELVTTLAAVRRGALQLAVGGIIGGNTFDVLFLTLSDISYRDGSLYHAIGTGDLFWVVVGLAMTAVLLIGLILREESGPANMGWESLTMLGIYGGAVGFQAWSG; translated from the coding sequence ATGCTGTCTGATCTTTCCCTGACCGCCAACCTGATCGTCTTTGCCGTGGCGGCACTGGTCATTCTGGTGGCGGGCACGAAGATGACGGGTATGGCCGACCGGATCGCGGACCGCACCGGACTGGGCGAGGCGGTCACGGGCGGCTTGTTGCTGGGCGCGGCGACGTCGCTGTCGGGCACTGTGGTTTCCATCACATCGGCACTTGACGGTAGGGCGAGCCTGGCGTTTTCCAACGGGGTTGGCGGGATCGCGGCGCAGACGGCGTTTCTGGCGCTGGCCGATCTGATCTATCGCCGCGCGAACCTGGAACATGCCGCGGCGGACGTGGCCAACCTGTTTCAGAGCACCTTGCTGATGCTGATGATGGTGGTGCCGCTGGCGGCGTTCGTCATGCCCGAGATGGCGTTCTGGTCGGTGCATCCGGCCTCGGTCGTGCTGGTTGGCATCTACCTTTTCGGCGCCTATGCCAGTGTCGGGGTGCGGCAAAGTCCGATGTGGCGGGCGGTGGACACGCAGGAGACGCGCGATGACCAGCCCGAGGACGATGAGGACGCGCAGAAAAGCGCGGTATCGCTTCTGGTGCCGTTCGCGGCGCTGATGGTGCTGCTGGGGCTGGCCGGCTATGCGATTGCGCGCTCGGCCGGGGCGCTGACCGAACAGCTGGGTCTGTCGTCGGCGCTGGTCGGCGCGTTGATGACCGCCGTGGTGACGTCGTTGCCTGAGCTGGTGACCACGCTGGCGGCGGTAAGGCGCGGGGCGTTGCAGCTGGCCGTGGGCGGGATCATCGGGGGCAACACGTTCGACGTGCTGTTCCTGACCCTGTCGGACATCAGCTATCGCGACGGATCGCTGTATCATGCGATCGGCACGGGCGACCTTTTCTGGGTCGTGGTCGGGCTGGCGATGACCGCCGTGCTGTTGATCGGGCTGATCCTGCGCGAAGAGTCGGGCCCAGCAAACATGGGGTGGGAGAGCCTGACGATGCTGGGGATCTACGGCGGGGCCGTGGGGTTTCAGGCGTGGAGCGGGTAG
- a CDS encoding TspO/MBR family protein, giving the protein MIWLCFAIFLAACFAAGATGALFPPGKWYEDLNKPTWTPPNWLFPVAWTTLYLLIAGAGARVAVSPDNSVAMALWALQIALNALWTPVFFGLQRIRLGLVVLVFLWIAVFWGTIELWQVDWLAGLMFVPYFAWVSVAGALNLSVMRLNPEVVRAEARR; this is encoded by the coding sequence ATGATCTGGCTTTGCTTTGCAATCTTTCTTGCGGCCTGCTTTGCGGCGGGTGCGACGGGGGCTTTGTTCCCGCCGGGCAAATGGTATGAGGACCTCAACAAGCCGACATGGACGCCGCCTAATTGGCTGTTCCCGGTGGCGTGGACGACGCTTTACCTGCTGATCGCCGGTGCGGGCGCACGGGTGGCGGTGAGCCCTGACAACTCGGTGGCGATGGCGCTTTGGGCGTTGCAGATCGCGCTGAATGCTTTGTGGACGCCGGTATTTTTCGGGCTGCAACGGATCCGGCTGGGGCTGGTGGTGCTGGTTTTCCTGTGGATCGCGGTGTTCTGGGGCACAATCGAGCTGTGGCAGGTGGATTGGCTGGCCGGGCTGATGTTCGTGCCTTACTTCGCCTGGGTGAGCGTGGCCGGCGCGCTGAACCTGTCGGTGATGCGGCTCAATCCCGAAGTGGTGCGGGCCGAGGCGCGGCGCTGA
- the crtB gene encoding 15-cis-phytoene synthase — protein sequence MRLKRTEAADMAHCREAIRDGSRSFHAASKLLPRRVRDPALALYAFCRLADDSVDLHSEKAEAVARLHERLDLAYRGVPRNAPADRAFAAMVARFDMPRELPEALLEGLAWDAEGRRYDSLSELRAYSARVASAVGAMMCVLMEMREADGLARACDLGVAMQLTNIARDVGEDAREGRLYLPRDWMEDEGLDEAAFLANPQMSPALHRVVARLLREAEGLYARSEAGVATLPVSARPGIFAARYIYAGIGRQLRRLGHDSITHRARTTGAQKLGWLILASLRAGGTMMMPRSAVLHARPLPEVSYLVEAAAERPAPGRNWSEALCSTMATLKARDRDDPALPVSGRHARSRS from the coding sequence ATGAGATTGAAGCGAACCGAAGCCGCCGACATGGCGCATTGCCGCGAGGCGATCCGGGATGGGTCGCGGTCGTTCCATGCGGCCTCGAAACTGTTGCCGCGGCGCGTGCGCGATCCGGCGCTGGCGCTTTACGCGTTCTGCCGGTTGGCGGACGACTCGGTGGACCTGCATTCCGAGAAGGCCGAGGCGGTGGCACGGCTGCACGAACGGCTGGACCTGGCCTATCGCGGAGTGCCGCGGAATGCGCCTGCGGACCGGGCCTTTGCCGCCATGGTGGCGCGGTTCGACATGCCGCGCGAATTGCCTGAGGCGCTTTTGGAGGGCCTCGCGTGGGACGCGGAGGGCCGGCGGTATGACAGCTTGTCGGAGTTGCGGGCCTATTCGGCGCGCGTGGCCTCGGCGGTGGGCGCGATGATGTGCGTGCTGATGGAGATGCGCGAGGCCGACGGGCTGGCGCGAGCTTGCGACCTCGGCGTGGCGATGCAGCTGACGAATATTGCCCGCGACGTGGGCGAGGACGCCCGCGAAGGGCGGCTGTACCTGCCGCGCGACTGGATGGAAGACGAGGGGTTGGACGAGGCGGCGTTTCTGGCCAACCCGCAGATGTCGCCGGCGTTGCACCGGGTGGTCGCGCGGCTGTTGCGCGAGGCAGAAGGGCTATATGCCCGGTCCGAGGCGGGGGTGGCGACGCTGCCCGTGAGTGCCCGGCCCGGGATTTTTGCTGCGCGGTATATCTATGCCGGGATCGGGCGGCAGTTGCGGCGGTTGGGGCACGACTCGATCACGCATCGGGCGCGCACGACAGGCGCGCAGAAGCTGGGCTGGCTGATACTGGCAAGCCTGCGGGCGGGCGGCACGATGATGATGCCGCGCTCGGCCGTGCTGCACGCGCGGCCCTTGCCCGAAGTGTCCTATCTGGTTGAGGCGGCGGCGGAGCGACCGGCCCCGGGGCGCAACTGGAGCGAGGCGCTGTGTTCCACCATGGCGACGCTGAAGGCGCGGGACCGGGACGATCCGGCCTTGCCGGTCTCGGGGAGGCACGCTAGATCGAGATCATGA
- a CDS encoding phytoene desaturase yields MLTRLDPALREQAERALRPRAVVIGAGLGGLASAMRLGAKGYRVTVLDRLDSPGGRGSSIWRNDHRFDLGPTIVTVPQMFEELWAACGRRFRDDVDLRPLDPFYEIRWPDGSTFTARQDTNAMRAEVARLSPGDAQGYERFLKDSERRYAFGFEDLGRRPMHRLRDLLNALPAFGLLRADRSVYAHAAKRFGDERLRMAFSFHPLFIGGDPFNVTSMYILVSHLEKEFGVHYAMGGVDAIARAMANVVADQGGLVRQGAEVDEIVVRDGRAAGVRLTGGELVEADVVVSNADAGHTYDRLMRNVKKRRWTAPKLRRSRWSMGLFVWYFGTKGTRGKWADAGHHTILNGPRYKGLVEDIFLKGKLAEDMSLYVHRPTVTDPSAAPDGDDTFYALSPVPHLGFDDPVDWGAMAETYRRKVQAVLEEQLLPGLGDLLTASEVFTPETFRDRYLSPHGAGFSLEPRIFQSAWFRPHNVSEEVAGLYLVGAGTHPGAGLPGVVSSAEVLGKLVPDADEVRVR; encoded by the coding sequence ATGTTGACACGTCTTGACCCCGCACTTCGTGAGCAGGCCGAGAGGGCGCTGAGGCCGCGCGCGGTGGTGATCGGCGCGGGGCTGGGCGGGCTGGCGTCGGCCATGCGGCTGGGCGCTAAAGGCTATCGCGTGACGGTGCTGGACCGGCTGGACAGCCCCGGCGGGCGCGGGTCGAGTATCTGGAGAAACGATCATCGGTTCGATCTGGGGCCGACCATCGTGACGGTGCCGCAGATGTTCGAGGAGCTTTGGGCGGCCTGCGGGCGGCGGTTTCGCGATGACGTGGATTTGCGTCCGCTTGATCCGTTTTATGAGATTCGCTGGCCTGACGGCAGCACGTTTACCGCGCGTCAGGATACCAACGCGATGCGAGCCGAGGTGGCGCGGCTGAGCCCCGGCGATGCGCAGGGCTATGAGCGGTTCCTTAAGGACAGTGAACGGCGCTATGCGTTCGGGTTCGAAGATCTGGGGCGGCGGCCGATGCACCGGCTGCGGGACCTTTTGAACGCCTTGCCCGCCTTCGGGCTGCTGCGGGCGGATCGGTCGGTTTATGCCCATGCGGCGAAGCGGTTCGGGGATGAACGCCTGCGGATGGCGTTTTCGTTCCATCCGCTGTTCATCGGGGGCGATCCGTTCAACGTGACGTCGATGTATATTCTTGTCAGTCACCTGGAAAAGGAATTCGGTGTGCATTACGCCATGGGCGGCGTCGACGCGATTGCCCGCGCCATGGCGAATGTCGTGGCCGACCAGGGCGGTCTGGTGCGGCAGGGCGCGGAGGTGGACGAGATCGTGGTGCGCGACGGCCGTGCGGCGGGCGTGCGCCTGACAGGCGGCGAGCTGGTCGAGGCCGATGTGGTCGTGTCGAATGCTGATGCCGGGCACACCTATGACCGGCTGATGCGCAACGTGAAGAAACGGCGCTGGACCGCGCCCAAGTTGAGGCGGTCGCGCTGGTCGATGGGGTTGTTTGTGTGGTATTTTGGCACGAAGGGCACGCGCGGGAAATGGGCCGATGCGGGGCATCACACGATCTTGAACGGGCCGCGTTACAAGGGGCTGGTCGAGGATATCTTTCTGAAGGGCAAGCTGGCCGAGGACATGAGCCTTTACGTGCACCGGCCCACGGTGACGGACCCGAGCGCCGCGCCGGATGGGGATGACACGTTCTATGCGCTGAGCCCGGTGCCGCATCTGGGGTTCGACGATCCGGTCGACTGGGGCGCGATGGCTGAGACCTATCGCCGAAAGGTGCAGGCGGTTCTGGAAGAGCAGTTGTTACCGGGGCTGGGGGATCTCCTGACCGCGTCGGAAGTATTCACGCCCGAGACGTTCCGGGACAGGTACCTGAGCCCGCATGGGGCGGGCTTTTCGCTGGAGCCGCGGATTTTTCAGAGCGCCTGGTTCCGGCCGCATAACGTGAGCGAGGAAGTGGCGGGGCTTTATCTTGTCGGCGCGGGGACGCATCCCGGTGCGGGGCTGCCGGGCGTGGTGTCGAGTGCCGAGGTGCTGGGCAAGCTGGTGCCGGATGCCGACGAGGTGCGGGTGAGATGA
- the crtA gene encoding spheroidene monooxygenase, translated as MGLPNRTHWPKGDRVIQIVSLSFFRFAPGLSRLWAFTMMGLARPALARVPGIGFWKLCGSGTGEGFTPKPNTGVYAILATWPDLATAQRQTAEAPIFRRYARRAIECYTLFMQATSVRGAWSGRTPFEPEGTADTGPVAALTRATIKPLVALRFWRHVPDISTVIGADTNVAFKIGIGEVPLLHQVTFSVWPDTAGMAAFARHDGPHARAIKAVRDGNWFREELYARFNVVAERGTWQGAKPLQHLGVGA; from the coding sequence ATGGGACTGCCGAACCGCACGCATTGGCCGAAGGGGGACAGGGTCATCCAAATCGTCAGCCTCAGCTTTTTCCGTTTTGCACCGGGCCTCTCCAGGCTCTGGGCCTTTACCATGATGGGCCTTGCGCGTCCCGCGCTGGCGCGCGTCCCCGGCATCGGCTTCTGGAAGCTGTGCGGCTCTGGCACCGGCGAAGGCTTCACGCCGAAACCCAACACCGGCGTCTATGCCATTCTCGCCACCTGGCCCGACCTTGCCACCGCGCAGCGCCAGACCGCCGAGGCGCCGATCTTCCGCCGCTACGCCCGCCGCGCCATCGAATGCTATACTCTCTTCATGCAAGCCACCTCCGTGCGCGGCGCCTGGTCCGGCAGGACCCCTTTCGAACCCGAGGGAACGGCAGACACCGGCCCCGTCGCCGCCCTCACCCGCGCCACGATCAAGCCCCTTGTGGCGCTCAGGTTCTGGCGCCACGTGCCCGACATCAGCACCGTCATCGGCGCCGATACCAACGTTGCCTTCAAGATCGGCATCGGCGAGGTGCCGCTCCTGCACCAGGTCACCTTCTCGGTCTGGCCCGACACCGCGGGCATGGCCGCCTTCGCCCGCCACGACGGCCCCCACGCCCGCGCCATCAAGGCCGTGCGTGACGGCAACTGGTTCCGCGAAGAACTCTACGCCCGGTTCAACGTCGTCGCGGAACGCGGCACATGGCAGGGCGCCAAACCACTTCAACACCTGGGGGTCGGCGCATGA
- the bchI gene encoding magnesium chelatase ATPase subunit I, whose amino-acid sequence MSLAFPFSAIVGQDTMKQALILTAIDPGLGGVLVFGDRGTGKSTAVRALAALLPPITAVKGCPVNSERPEDCPDWATVPDTNLVERPTPVVDLPLGVTEDRVTGALDIERALTKGEKAFEPGLLARANRGYLYIDEVNLLEDHIVDLLLDVAQSGVNAVEREGLSIRHPARFVLVGSGNPEEGELRPQLLDRFGLSVEVASPTDIDERIEVVRRRDAFDMDRESFVATWQPEDAKIRDAILAGRTALRKLEATDAILRDCATLAVALGADGLRGELTLLRAARALAAYEGDAAITRDHLAAVAPLALSHRLRRDPLDEAGSTTRVTRTVAETFG is encoded by the coding sequence ATGAGCCTCGCCTTTCCGTTCTCCGCCATCGTCGGACAGGACACCATGAAACAGGCGCTGATCCTGACCGCCATCGACCCGGGCCTGGGCGGCGTGCTTGTCTTTGGCGACCGCGGCACAGGCAAGTCCACCGCCGTCCGCGCCCTCGCGGCCCTCCTGCCGCCCATCACCGCCGTCAAAGGCTGCCCGGTCAATTCCGAGCGCCCCGAGGACTGCCCCGACTGGGCCACCGTGCCCGACACCAACCTGGTTGAACGCCCCACCCCCGTCGTCGACCTGCCCCTGGGCGTCACCGAGGACCGCGTCACCGGCGCGCTTGACATCGAACGCGCGCTCACCAAGGGCGAGAAGGCCTTCGAGCCAGGCCTTCTCGCCCGCGCCAATCGCGGCTATCTCTATATCGACGAGGTCAACCTGCTCGAGGATCACATCGTCGATCTGTTGCTCGACGTTGCCCAGTCCGGCGTCAACGCCGTCGAGCGCGAAGGCCTCTCCATCCGCCACCCCGCCCGCTTCGTTCTGGTCGGCTCCGGCAACCCCGAAGAGGGCGAGCTGCGCCCGCAGCTTCTCGACCGTTTCGGCCTTTCGGTCGAGGTCGCCTCGCCCACCGACATCGACGAACGGATCGAGGTCGTCCGCCGCCGCGACGCCTTCGACATGGACCGCGAAAGTTTCGTCGCCACGTGGCAGCCCGAGGATGCGAAAATCCGCGACGCCATCCTCGCCGGACGCACCGCACTCCGCAAACTCGAAGCGACCGACGCCATCCTGCGCGACTGCGCGACCCTGGCCGTGGCCCTCGGCGCCGACGGCCTGCGCGGCGAGCTGACCCTGCTGCGCGCCGCCCGCGCCCTCGCCGCCTATGAAGGCGACGCCGCGATCACCCGCGATCATCTCGCCGCCGTGGCCCCCCTGGCACTCAGCCACCGCCTGCGCCGCGACCCGCTGGACGAGGCCGGCTCCACCACCCGCGTCACCCGCACCGTCGCCGAAACCTTCGGATGA
- a CDS encoding magnesium chelatase subunit D produces MTAEADTARTQRALAALAVDPGGLKGLTFRARMGPARQAFETALRKLPGAQHRIHPAITDDQLFGGLNIAASLAEGRPARDAGLADQPSTLTLTMAERTPPGLAARLAQLLDADHGHALILLDESASADEGAPQTLLDRLAFHIEPTEAAAPVRLPAAADLDSARKRLPRVQVSDDALPLLVTLAARFGIHSLRAPSLALRAARALAALDAEMTVSDAQLQEAAELVFPSRATVMPAEAEEETPPETPEPDQSDASDTNGDQSLTDLPDDILVSAIAALLPPDILDRLAAKSTRPANAAGSGAGDGRRGNRRGRPLPSRPGRPSAQSRIDPIATLRAAAPWQTLRKTGRNADRALVILPSDIRIKRFEDRSDRLLIFTVDASGSAAVARLAEAKGAVELMLAQAYARRDQVALLAFRGTGTETLLPPTRSLVQAKRRLASLPGGGGTPLASGLMAAGDLAQLARGRGLTPMLVLLTDGRANIPLSGDPNRATANDDATRLAVSLRGQGLSGVLVDTSNRPTDTARTIAAALGARYLALPRADAHGISTAVTSALEA; encoded by the coding sequence ATGACCGCCGAGGCCGACACCGCCCGCACCCAGCGCGCCCTCGCGGCCCTTGCAGTTGATCCCGGCGGCCTCAAGGGCCTGACGTTCCGCGCCCGCATGGGCCCCGCCCGGCAGGCGTTTGAAACCGCTCTGCGCAAACTGCCCGGCGCCCAGCACCGCATTCACCCCGCTATCACCGACGACCAGCTTTTCGGCGGCCTCAACATCGCCGCCTCGCTGGCCGAAGGCCGCCCGGCGCGCGACGCGGGCCTCGCCGACCAGCCCTCCACTCTTACCCTTACAATGGCCGAACGCACGCCCCCCGGCCTCGCCGCCCGCCTCGCGCAGCTGCTCGACGCCGATCACGGCCACGCCCTCATCTTGCTCGACGAATCCGCCAGCGCGGACGAAGGCGCGCCGCAAACCCTGCTCGACCGCCTCGCCTTCCACATCGAGCCGACCGAGGCCGCTGCCCCCGTCCGTCTGCCCGCCGCCGCCGATCTGGATTCGGCCCGCAAGCGCCTGCCCCGCGTGCAAGTGTCCGACGACGCCCTGCCCCTGCTCGTCACCCTCGCCGCCCGCTTCGGCATCCACAGCTTGCGCGCGCCCAGCCTCGCCCTGCGCGCCGCCCGCGCCCTCGCCGCGCTCGACGCCGAGATGACGGTCAGCGACGCCCAGCTTCAGGAAGCCGCGGAACTGGTCTTTCCCTCCCGCGCAACGGTGATGCCTGCCGAGGCGGAAGAGGAAACACCGCCTGAGACGCCGGAACCGGACCAGTCCGATGCGTCCGACACCAACGGCGACCAATCCCTCACCGACCTGCCCGACGACATCCTCGTCTCCGCCATCGCCGCCCTGCTGCCGCCCGACATTCTCGACCGCCTCGCCGCCAAATCCACCCGCCCCGCCAATGCGGCAGGCAGCGGCGCGGGCGACGGCCGCCGCGGCAACCGTCGGGGCCGCCCCCTGCCCTCGCGCCCGGGCCGCCCCTCGGCCCAATCCCGGATCGACCCGATCGCCACGCTCCGCGCTGCCGCCCCGTGGCAGACCCTCCGCAAAACCGGACGCAACGCCGACCGCGCGCTGGTCATCCTGCCCTCGGACATCCGCATCAAACGGTTCGAGGACCGCTCCGACCGCCTGCTCATCTTCACCGTCGACGCCTCCGGCTCCGCCGCCGTCGCCCGCCTGGCCGAAGCGAAAGGCGCGGTGGAACTCATGCTGGCCCAGGCCTATGCCCGCCGCGATCAGGTCGCCCTTCTGGCCTTCCGCGGCACCGGCACCGAAACGCTCCTGCCGCCAACCCGCTCGCTGGTACAGGCCAAACGCCGCCTTGCCTCGCTGCCCGGCGGCGGCGGCACGCCCCTCGCCTCTGGCCTGATGGCCGCGGGCGACCTCGCACAGCTGGCCCGCGGCCGTGGCCTCACGCCCATGCTGGTCCTGCTGACGGACGGCCGCGCCAACATCCCGCTCTCCGGCGACCCCAACCGCGCCACCGCGAACGACGACGCCACCCGCCTCGCCGTCAGCCTGCGCGGGCAAGGCCTCTCCGGCGTGCTGGTCGACACCTCCAACCGCCCCACCGACACGGCCCGCACCATCGCCGCCGCTCTGGGCGCGCGCTATCTCGCCCTGCCCCGCGCCGACGCCCACGGAATAAGCACCGCCGTCACCTCGGCGCTCGAGGCGTAA